From one Catenuloplanes nepalensis genomic stretch:
- a CDS encoding type I restriction-modification system subunit M produces MATAHTNLPGFIWSVADLLRGDYKQSEYGKVILPLTVLRRLDCVMAPTRQAVRDLDATLTMANKDQMLRLAAKLSFYNTSQQDFSTIASSAPDVARNLVDYINGFSPNAREIIDKYEFHAQIDRLAAAKLIYPVVQKFRDIDLSPAKVDNHEMGYVFEELIRRFSEISNETAGEHFTPREVIKLMVNLLVGPDKTTLVTGEGQVINILDPACGTGGMLSAAEDVVTKLNPGATVHLFGQELNAESYAICRSDMMLKGQEPSNIHLGNSFSDDGHKDRRFDYMLANPPFGVEWKKVKDAVEEEAELGFAGRFGAGLPRINDGSFLFLQHMISKMERPENGGARIAIVFNGSPLFTGAAESGESNIRRWILENDLLEGIVGLPDQLFYNTGISTYFWILSNRKDPALEKKVILFDARDQWQKMRKSLGDKRKMINDDQLAHITQIYGDALRIAATADHPDHAKVKVFKTTDFGYQRITVERPLKLRFEITEDTLAALEESKALAKYQHRDALIGAFKPLTGTVWHTKSAAKDALLSAAVEAGTLWPSATPLTKAIWACISISDPDGELQTVKGEPVPDPDLRDFENIQLCEDIHEYVEREVRPHVPDAWIDETKTKIGYEIPFTRYFYVYKPPRPLSEIDSELRVLESQIQALLSEVIS; encoded by the coding sequence TGCGTGATGGCGCCGACCCGGCAGGCCGTCCGGGACCTTGATGCGACGCTGACGATGGCGAATAAGGACCAGATGCTGCGGCTCGCCGCGAAGCTGTCGTTCTACAACACGTCGCAACAGGACTTCAGCACGATCGCCTCGTCCGCGCCGGACGTCGCACGCAACCTCGTCGACTACATCAACGGCTTCTCGCCCAACGCCCGCGAGATCATCGACAAGTACGAGTTCCACGCGCAGATCGACAGGCTCGCCGCCGCCAAGCTGATCTATCCGGTAGTACAGAAGTTCCGCGACATCGACCTCAGCCCTGCCAAGGTCGACAACCACGAGATGGGGTACGTCTTCGAGGAGCTGATCCGGCGATTCTCGGAAATCTCCAACGAGACCGCCGGTGAGCACTTCACGCCGCGCGAGGTCATCAAGCTGATGGTCAACCTTCTGGTCGGGCCGGACAAGACGACCCTCGTGACCGGCGAGGGCCAGGTCATCAACATCCTCGACCCGGCGTGCGGCACTGGCGGCATGCTCTCGGCCGCGGAGGACGTCGTCACCAAACTGAACCCGGGCGCGACAGTGCACCTGTTCGGCCAGGAGCTGAACGCCGAGTCGTACGCCATCTGCCGATCCGACATGATGCTCAAGGGTCAGGAACCGTCGAACATCCACCTCGGCAACTCGTTCAGCGACGACGGGCACAAGGATCGGCGCTTCGACTACATGCTGGCCAACCCGCCGTTCGGTGTGGAGTGGAAGAAGGTCAAGGACGCTGTCGAAGAGGAGGCGGAACTCGGGTTCGCCGGCCGTTTCGGCGCCGGGTTGCCGCGCATCAACGACGGCTCGTTCCTCTTCCTCCAGCACATGATCTCAAAGATGGAGCGTCCGGAGAACGGCGGCGCCCGCATCGCCATCGTCTTCAACGGCTCGCCGCTCTTCACTGGTGCCGCCGAGTCGGGCGAGTCGAACATCCGTCGCTGGATCCTGGAGAACGACCTGCTCGAAGGCATCGTCGGCCTGCCCGACCAACTCTTCTACAACACCGGCATCTCCACCTACTTCTGGATCCTCTCCAACCGCAAGGATCCCGCGCTGGAGAAGAAGGTCATCCTGTTTGACGCCCGCGACCAGTGGCAGAAGATGCGCAAAAGCCTCGGTGACAAACGCAAGATGATCAACGACGATCAGCTCGCGCACATCACCCAGATCTATGGCGACGCACTGCGCATCGCCGCCACCGCAGACCACCCCGACCACGCAAAGGTCAAGGTCTTCAAGACCACCGATTTTGGCTACCAGCGCATCACCGTCGAGCGCCCCCTGAAGCTTCGTTTCGAGATCACCGAGGACACGCTCGCGGCGCTCGAGGAGAGCAAAGCCCTCGCGAAGTACCAGCACCGCGACGCGCTGATCGGAGCCTTCAAGCCTTTGACGGGTACGGTCTGGCACACGAAGTCTGCAGCCAAGGACGCACTGCTGTCGGCGGCCGTGGAAGCAGGCACCCTGTGGCCGTCCGCCACACCGCTGACCAAGGCGATCTGGGCGTGCATTTCGATCAGCGACCCAGACGGTGAACTGCAAACCGTCAAGGGCGAGCCGGTCCCCGACCCGGACCTGCGCGACTTCGAGAACATACAGCTCTGCGAGGACATCCACGAGTATGTCGAGCGCGAGGTCCGACCGCACGTCCCGGACGCATGGATCGACGAGACTAAGACCAAGATCGGGTACGAGATTCCGTTCACGCGTTACTTCTACGTCTACAAGCCGCCGAGACCACTATCCGAGATTGATTCCGAGCTACGTGTGCTCGAATCTCAGATTCAAGCGCTCCTCTCTGAGGTGATTTCGTGA
- a CDS encoding type I restriction endonuclease subunit R, producing MSSEVYMEKVFEAAIATELGNALGWDKGLSNGYRPDLGLDTGELFTFIGATQKRAFDKLITAYGDLPTAQREFAARVASEIDKRGALDVLRNGVRDRGATIQLCYFRPGHTLAASALDDYNANRLTVVRQLRYSAKTQDELDLTLFVNGIPIATAELKNPLTGQDVESAKKQYRTDRDPKELIFARRTLVHFAVDPHLVFVTTRLAGAETRFLPFNVGTHGPGRSGGAGNPPADDGDYQTSYLWRQVWQRDNFLDLLHRFVHVAVPKKGRPNPHSSPMVFPRFHQWHAVREMTRHALREGAGHNYLIEHSAGSGKSNTIAWLAHRLSTLHDAGSKPVFDKVIVITDRVVLDRQLQHTIYQFDHVPGVVKKIDEDAQQLAAALTGATSRVIITTLQKFPFILDKVSQLADQRYAVIIDEAHSSQSGESANALKKALGRLGSDEIDDDGDPLTAAALARGKHANLSYFAFTATPKQKTLEIFGTRRPDTGDMGPFHVYSMRQAIDEGYILDVLRNYITYEARWRLANAAVEAAESADPEVDPKKAKAKLVRAAELHPESQDQRAQIIVEHFRSEVAERLGGRAKAMVVTRSREHALRLYQAVRRYIDRRGLTDCTPLVAFSGTLTLDNIDYTESRLNGISEAGLPDAFAYTVADDPQAAARKQTEYRILIVAEKYQTGFDQPLLTAMYVDKPLTGVAAVQTLSRLNRTHPAKTQDDVFVLDLANKAEDIQAAFAPYFETTITEPTDPNLLYDKQRDVMDHQLLVESELDGFVAALFSADDASMTEAQKQRAHAELNRWLEPAVDRFKALAEDDRDQAEAFRSEASDYVRAYGFLAQVVGFADPDLERLYQYCRFLVRRLPRERGAGVDIGETTLSHLRITKIAEEDVSLKPSGEQMIAGFSATAGAAGEVEELPLSEVIKDLNERFGYDLSTSDQVLIAQQIITLAEDEKMQQVALHNDMEKFAQVADPEIDAIVARNHERNTAFVNRYFDDPDFQTVMRTEARRRAYKLIQSPARTEALRQLRAQAQRHTDGDS from the coding sequence GTGAGTTCCGAGGTCTACATGGAGAAGGTGTTCGAGGCAGCCATAGCGACCGAGCTGGGCAACGCGCTAGGCTGGGACAAAGGACTCTCCAACGGCTACCGGCCTGATCTGGGGTTGGACACCGGTGAACTGTTCACGTTTATCGGTGCTACGCAGAAGCGTGCCTTCGATAAGCTGATCACTGCCTACGGCGATCTGCCTACGGCGCAGCGCGAGTTCGCGGCGCGGGTGGCTTCCGAGATTGACAAGCGGGGCGCGCTTGACGTGCTGCGCAACGGGGTCAGGGACCGGGGTGCAACCATCCAGCTCTGCTACTTCCGGCCGGGGCACACATTGGCCGCCAGCGCGCTCGACGACTACAACGCCAACCGGCTTACCGTTGTCCGACAGCTGCGCTACTCGGCGAAGACACAGGACGAGCTCGACCTCACCCTGTTCGTCAATGGGATCCCGATCGCTACGGCCGAGCTGAAGAACCCGCTGACCGGTCAAGACGTCGAGAGCGCGAAGAAGCAGTACCGTACGGATCGTGACCCGAAGGAACTGATCTTCGCGCGGCGTACCCTCGTGCATTTTGCTGTTGATCCGCATCTAGTTTTCGTGACGACCCGCCTAGCTGGCGCGGAGACGCGATTCCTGCCCTTCAACGTCGGAACCCACGGCCCGGGGCGGTCCGGGGGCGCTGGTAACCCGCCCGCCGACGATGGCGATTACCAAACCTCCTACCTGTGGCGGCAGGTGTGGCAGCGCGACAACTTTCTGGACTTGCTGCACCGCTTCGTGCACGTCGCGGTGCCGAAGAAGGGTCGGCCGAATCCGCACAGCAGCCCGATGGTGTTCCCGCGTTTCCACCAGTGGCACGCGGTGCGGGAGATGACCAGGCACGCGCTGCGGGAGGGTGCCGGGCACAACTACCTGATCGAGCACTCGGCCGGCTCGGGGAAGTCGAACACGATCGCCTGGCTGGCGCACCGGCTTTCCACGCTGCACGATGCCGGGAGTAAGCCGGTCTTCGACAAGGTCATCGTGATCACCGATCGGGTCGTGTTGGACCGGCAGTTGCAGCACACGATCTACCAGTTCGATCACGTGCCGGGAGTGGTCAAGAAGATCGACGAGGACGCGCAGCAGCTTGCCGCCGCGTTGACCGGCGCGACCAGCCGGGTCATCATCACGACGCTGCAGAAGTTTCCGTTCATCCTCGACAAGGTGTCGCAGCTCGCCGACCAGCGGTACGCGGTGATCATCGACGAGGCGCACTCGTCGCAGTCCGGGGAGTCGGCGAACGCGCTGAAGAAGGCGCTGGGCCGGCTCGGCTCCGACGAGATCGACGACGACGGCGATCCGCTTACCGCGGCGGCGCTGGCGCGTGGCAAGCACGCCAACCTGTCCTACTTCGCGTTCACCGCCACCCCGAAGCAGAAGACGCTTGAGATCTTCGGGACCCGTCGCCCGGACACCGGCGACATGGGGCCGTTTCACGTCTACTCGATGCGGCAGGCCATCGACGAGGGCTACATCCTCGACGTGCTGCGCAACTACATCACCTACGAGGCGCGCTGGCGCCTCGCCAACGCGGCCGTCGAAGCGGCAGAGTCCGCCGATCCCGAGGTCGACCCCAAGAAGGCCAAGGCCAAGCTGGTACGCGCCGCGGAGCTGCACCCGGAGTCGCAAGATCAGCGGGCGCAGATCATCGTCGAGCACTTCCGCAGTGAGGTTGCCGAGCGGCTCGGCGGGCGTGCCAAGGCGATGGTGGTGACCCGCTCCCGCGAGCACGCGCTGCGGCTCTATCAGGCGGTGCGCCGCTACATCGACCGGCGCGGGCTGACCGACTGCACGCCGCTCGTCGCGTTCTCAGGGACGTTGACGCTCGACAACATTGACTACACCGAGTCCCGTCTCAATGGGATCTCGGAGGCGGGGCTGCCGGACGCTTTCGCGTACACCGTGGCCGATGACCCGCAGGCCGCGGCGCGCAAGCAGACCGAGTACCGCATTCTGATCGTGGCCGAGAAGTACCAGACCGGGTTCGACCAGCCGCTGCTGACCGCGATGTACGTGGACAAGCCACTGACCGGTGTCGCCGCCGTGCAGACGCTGTCCCGGCTCAACCGGACGCACCCGGCGAAGACTCAGGACGACGTCTTCGTGCTGGACCTCGCGAACAAGGCCGAGGACATCCAGGCCGCGTTCGCGCCCTACTTCGAGACCACGATCACCGAGCCCACCGACCCGAACCTGCTCTACGACAAGCAGCGCGACGTCATGGACCACCAGCTGCTCGTCGAGAGCGAGCTGGACGGCTTCGTGGCGGCGCTGTTCAGCGCGGACGACGCGTCCATGACCGAGGCGCAGAAGCAGCGGGCGCACGCCGAACTCAACCGGTGGCTGGAGCCGGCGGTCGACCGCTTCAAGGCGCTCGCCGAGGACGACCGTGACCAGGCCGAGGCGTTCCGGTCCGAGGCGAGCGATTACGTCCGGGCGTACGGCTTCCTTGCCCAGGTCGTCGGGTTCGCCGACCCCGACCTGGAGCGGCTCTACCAGTACTGCCGATTCCTCGTCCGGCGGTTGCCCCGGGAGCGTGGCGCCGGGGTCGACATCGGCGAGACGACCCTCAGCCACCTGCGCATCACCAAGATCGCCGAGGAGGACGTGTCGTTGAAGCCCTCCGGTGAGCAGATGATCGCCGGGTTCTCGGCAACGGCCGGCGCCGCAGGTGAGGTCGAGGAGTTGCCGCTCAGCGAGGTCATCAAGGACCTGAACGAGCGGTTCGGGTACGACCTGTCGACCTCGGACCAGGTTCTCATCGCGCAGCAGATCATCACGCTGGCCGAGGACGAGAAGATGCAGCAGGTGGCGCTGCACAACGACATGGAGAAGTTCGCCCAGGTCGCCGACCCGGAGATCGACGCCATCGTGGCTCGCAACCATGAGCGGAACACGGCGTTCGTCAACCGCTACTTCGACGACCCGGACTTTCAGACCGTGATGCGGACCGAGGCGCGGCGCCGTGCGTACAAGCTGATCCAGAGCCCGGCCCGGACCGAGGCGTTGCGCCAGCTGCGTGCCCAGGCCCAGCGCCACACGGACGGCGATTCATAG
- a CDS encoding serine/threonine-protein kinase, whose protein sequence is MDEDWTLADRYRIGGPIGSGGMGQVWTAHDLQLDREVAVKLMNQPALPIGTPETEELLAAAAADRERFLREVRTTARLELPGVPAVYDVGVDPEKNQLFLVLQLIHGSTLADLISSYDAAEPAPVSWCAAVAAQAAATLADVHRVDIVHRDIKPSNMMVHTDGQVKILDFGVALLQGARALPKLTQLGATVGTPPYMSREQALGNPVGPPSDIYGLGCVLYEMLTGRVPFIQTSSRSYRDHHVNSEPPSLRAARLDVPAEIDQLFQAMLAKLPADRPSATAVYETLLPLAQAVEGGIDDRDPRRPFLRPLAPRRPRRQPPASQVAPMTVDEAVDIIERVSELTEDDQVHAAIALLDEAVARPTGQPVIDLELKIRLGTFLSLAEESTRAAAVLDEVLLQLDGDERAPELRYQAGASHAAIGNFDIAVRYLTSALTDAGADDTFRRDASYQLGLLLPLVGRTADGIRVLGSLRPQLVSEFGADSVHVASLDRRIARLERPE, encoded by the coding sequence ATGGACGAGGACTGGACACTGGCGGATCGCTACCGGATCGGCGGGCCCATCGGCAGCGGCGGCATGGGGCAGGTCTGGACCGCGCACGACCTCCAGCTGGACCGCGAGGTCGCCGTCAAGCTGATGAACCAGCCCGCTCTCCCGATCGGTACGCCGGAGACCGAGGAACTGTTGGCGGCGGCAGCTGCGGACCGCGAGCGATTCCTGCGCGAGGTCCGCACCACCGCACGGCTCGAGCTGCCCGGCGTCCCCGCCGTGTACGACGTGGGTGTCGATCCGGAGAAGAACCAGCTTTTCCTGGTCCTGCAGCTCATTCACGGCTCGACTCTGGCCGACCTCATCTCCTCCTACGACGCCGCGGAGCCGGCGCCCGTGTCGTGGTGTGCGGCGGTGGCAGCACAGGCCGCCGCCACCCTGGCCGACGTGCACCGGGTCGACATCGTGCACCGCGACATCAAACCGTCGAACATGATGGTGCACACCGACGGGCAGGTGAAGATCCTCGACTTCGGTGTTGCGCTCCTACAGGGGGCCCGGGCGCTGCCGAAGCTCACCCAGCTCGGCGCGACAGTCGGCACGCCGCCCTACATGTCCCGGGAACAGGCGCTCGGCAATCCGGTCGGGCCGCCGAGCGACATCTACGGGCTCGGCTGTGTGCTTTACGAGATGCTGACCGGCCGGGTGCCGTTCATCCAGACGAGCAGCCGCTCCTATCGCGATCATCACGTCAACAGTGAGCCGCCGTCGCTGCGTGCCGCCCGCCTCGACGTACCCGCCGAGATCGACCAGCTCTTTCAGGCGATGCTCGCCAAGCTGCCGGCCGACCGGCCCAGTGCGACAGCTGTCTACGAGACACTGCTTCCGCTTGCGCAGGCCGTCGAGGGAGGCATCGACGACCGTGACCCACGGCGGCCGTTCCTGCGCCCGCTGGCGCCCCGCAGGCCGAGGCGTCAGCCACCCGCCTCGCAGGTGGCGCCGATGACTGTGGACGAAGCGGTGGACATCATTGAGCGGGTGTCTGAGCTGACCGAGGACGACCAGGTCCACGCGGCCATCGCTCTGCTCGATGAGGCCGTGGCCAGGCCCACCGGACAGCCGGTGATCGATCTTGAGCTGAAGATCCGGCTCGGGACCTTCCTGAGCCTCGCTGAGGAGAGCACGCGGGCGGCCGCGGTCCTGGACGAGGTGCTGCTTCAGCTCGACGGTGATGAACGGGCCCCGGAGCTGCGCTATCAGGCCGGGGCCAGCCACGCCGCGATCGGCAACTTCGACATCGCCGTGCGCTACCTGACGTCGGCGCTCACCGATGCGGGCGCCGATGACACGTTCCGGCGTGACGCATCGTACCAGCTCGGCCTGCTGTTGCCCTTGGTCGGCCGGACAGCCGACGGCATACGCGTGCTGGGTTCGCTGCGGCCCCAGTTGGTCAGCGAGTTCGGCGCCGACTCGGTGCACGTCGCGTCGTTGGACCGACGCATCGCACGGCTCGAACGGCCGGAGTGA
- a CDS encoding AIPR family protein, with protein MSTTGSSRTGKTQVPRQARLVETALRNQFGPHIDISDITNPSPVERDRAFASRALAALIVRDKAGCTPAEAAAMVVDGRNDYGIDAVAIGDGTPHLWLVQAKWNHRGEAGIGVADVLKIIDGLRKLDHQEYSKLNPKLQALEGRVRAVLDQPHARITIVLALYGSQQVSDDVVNRLDDVCGEFNTLGTALTWEVRLAPQIWQQIQSEISEPTVDLTVGMTDWYRYPGPHDAYSGCVPVGDVAAWAQEHGDQLLSRNIRRSLGLTQVNQSLVETLTTDPQMFFYFNNGITVLCDELKAVPFSRSAPHGAVSLQLRGASVVNGAQTVSAVAEAMITNPEVAANAMVNVRVIVTGAEDVALPNAITKANNTQNHVERRDYVALDPVQAGIRDDFRLTLQKTYVIKRGELDPAPDAGCSVVQAAIALACAHHNTELTVRAKRDPDLLWEEGPRGAYTLLFSPPPTALEIWRSALLLRAVQEALHEKRAEREGRAASIAEHGDLLIAHLVFQHIGRDDVDDIDADWDNVLAQMPALTAEVTARLIKNIDDTYGTTSFIGSTLGSPDRSRKLALQTLADMGKGAPVPVIPEGYQAKLPRQRTRRRNTVSIVVDSGRIKDGASLTYQPSSENERAAVATWLAENDRRSRATWVNHRSRPLLWAYDGKQYSPTGLVHHIWSEAKWEQAPVAVQGPVRWQVGDMGSLVSVAESVLRSEELPVDGDL; from the coding sequence ATGTCTACCACCGGAAGTTCTCGAACCGGCAAGACACAGGTGCCCCGCCAGGCACGCCTCGTCGAAACCGCGCTTCGGAACCAATTCGGCCCACACATCGACATCAGTGATATCACGAATCCCAGTCCTGTGGAGCGAGACCGTGCGTTCGCATCGCGTGCACTGGCGGCGCTGATCGTCCGAGACAAGGCTGGCTGCACTCCCGCCGAGGCTGCCGCGATGGTGGTGGACGGCCGCAACGACTATGGCATCGACGCCGTGGCGATCGGCGATGGAACCCCGCACCTGTGGCTCGTTCAGGCGAAATGGAACCACCGCGGCGAGGCCGGCATCGGTGTGGCCGACGTCCTGAAGATCATCGACGGGCTTCGCAAGCTTGACCACCAGGAGTACTCGAAACTGAACCCAAAGCTGCAGGCGCTGGAGGGACGGGTCCGCGCAGTCCTTGATCAGCCGCACGCTCGAATCACCATCGTCCTGGCCCTCTACGGGTCTCAGCAGGTATCTGACGATGTTGTCAATCGCCTCGATGACGTATGCGGGGAATTCAATACTCTCGGCACGGCCCTCACCTGGGAGGTGCGTCTCGCGCCGCAGATCTGGCAGCAGATCCAATCGGAGATCTCGGAGCCCACGGTCGACCTGACCGTCGGCATGACCGATTGGTACCGATACCCCGGGCCACACGACGCCTACAGCGGCTGTGTACCGGTGGGCGACGTCGCAGCCTGGGCTCAGGAGCACGGCGATCAACTCCTGAGCCGTAATATCAGACGGTCTCTCGGGCTCACCCAGGTCAACCAGTCGCTCGTGGAGACCCTCACGACGGATCCACAGATGTTCTTCTATTTTAACAACGGCATCACCGTCCTCTGCGATGAGCTGAAGGCGGTTCCCTTCAGCCGTAGCGCGCCGCATGGTGCGGTTAGCCTGCAGTTGCGCGGCGCAAGCGTCGTCAATGGCGCTCAAACCGTGTCGGCGGTGGCGGAGGCCATGATCACCAACCCGGAGGTGGCCGCCAACGCGATGGTGAACGTTCGGGTCATCGTCACCGGCGCCGAGGATGTCGCACTTCCCAACGCGATCACCAAGGCAAACAACACTCAGAATCACGTGGAGAGGCGGGACTACGTCGCCCTTGACCCGGTGCAGGCCGGCATCCGGGACGACTTCCGTCTGACTCTGCAGAAGACGTACGTGATCAAGCGGGGAGAACTCGATCCGGCGCCGGACGCGGGTTGTTCGGTGGTTCAGGCCGCGATCGCGCTGGCCTGCGCGCATCACAACACTGAGCTTACGGTCCGTGCCAAGCGAGACCCGGATCTGCTGTGGGAGGAAGGGCCTCGCGGCGCTTACACGCTGCTCTTCTCGCCACCGCCTACCGCATTGGAGATCTGGCGCTCAGCGCTACTGCTGCGCGCGGTGCAGGAGGCGCTGCACGAGAAGCGAGCGGAGCGGGAGGGCCGCGCCGCCTCCATCGCCGAGCATGGCGACCTGCTCATCGCTCATCTGGTGTTTCAGCACATCGGCCGCGACGACGTAGACGACATCGACGCGGACTGGGACAACGTCCTTGCCCAGATGCCCGCGTTGACCGCCGAGGTCACGGCGCGGCTTATCAAGAACATCGATGACACCTATGGCACGACGTCATTCATCGGCAGCACCCTCGGCAGCCCGGACCGGTCCCGCAAGCTCGCCCTCCAGACGCTGGCGGACATGGGCAAAGGTGCACCGGTGCCGGTTATCCCGGAGGGCTATCAAGCGAAGCTACCCCGGCAACGGACGCGCCGGCGCAACACTGTCTCGATCGTGGTCGACTCCGGCCGGATCAAGGACGGAGCGTCCTTGACCTATCAGCCCAGCTCAGAAAACGAGAGGGCTGCCGTAGCGACCTGGCTGGCGGAGAACGATCGCCGGAGCCGGGCCACCTGGGTCAACCATCGCTCGAGGCCGCTGCTCTGGGCCTACGACGGAAAGCAATATTCTCCCACTGGGCTGGTGCACCATATCTGGTCCGAGGCCAAGTGGGAGCAGGCTCCGGTCGCCGTGCAGGGACCAGTGCGCTGGCAGGTCGGCGACATGGGCTCGCTGGTCTCGGTGGCTGAGTCGGTGCTTCGATCCGAGGAACTGCCCGTCGACGGTGACCTGTAG
- a CDS encoding restriction endonuclease: MQQNQLRQAQRDQRAAERAAAAAEREEKAKHLASRREEAERRTADVTRWAAMLDELLVEGLRRTAKIDMQRFKRTVPRMVFNPGHLASPAEPPDWRQFEPAAPGMLSTVFGGRERHQAAVARARQRFHDATVSWQNSERERQQRLVQARSVFDSRVAQERADCAEHNRQIDAEIAALGERRREAVERYCEQVLSRLLLPPQFPRRAEVAFNPEAEQLVVQLQLPGTDVVPTAKSFRHVQSGQNPDTIVETKRPDVEVKRLYRDAIAQVTLLALRDLFDADAHLRGIAFNGHVDSINPATGRQEYPCLISLDIERATFEQLVLDRVRPADCLLHLRARVSEHPYALKPIEPILVFDLSRFAFIEGLDAVSTLDHRPDLMQMGHGEFEHLVRQVFEAMGMQGWTTTSSKDDGVDAVVKNPDPFVGGVTIIQAKHYKNVVGVNHIRELAGAMEEKKAGRGILVTTSWFTSGGRQKAYEHGRMQLVDGQNLIFLIKKYAGKDVVISVKRPRNAASIDQPDLPEGQAE, translated from the coding sequence GTGCAGCAGAACCAGCTGAGGCAGGCTCAGCGCGATCAACGTGCCGCCGAGCGAGCCGCCGCTGCTGCCGAGCGCGAGGAGAAGGCGAAGCACCTCGCCTCGCGCCGAGAAGAAGCCGAACGCAGAACCGCCGATGTCACACGTTGGGCGGCAATGCTCGACGAACTACTGGTCGAGGGCTTACGTCGCACAGCCAAGATTGATATGCAGCGGTTCAAGCGAACGGTTCCGCGGATGGTGTTCAACCCCGGGCATCTCGCAAGCCCGGCTGAGCCGCCCGACTGGCGGCAGTTTGAGCCTGCCGCGCCGGGAATGCTGTCGACTGTGTTCGGCGGTAGAGAGCGTCATCAGGCTGCGGTGGCAAGGGCGCGCCAGCGCTTCCACGACGCGACCGTATCGTGGCAGAACAGCGAGCGTGAACGCCAGCAGCGACTTGTGCAGGCACGCTCAGTGTTCGATTCCCGGGTGGCGCAGGAGCGGGCTGACTGCGCCGAGCATAACCGCCAGATCGACGCCGAGATTGCGGCGCTCGGCGAGCGACGCCGGGAGGCCGTAGAGCGGTACTGCGAGCAGGTGCTTTCCCGATTGCTTCTGCCGCCTCAGTTTCCGCGCCGCGCCGAGGTCGCGTTCAACCCCGAGGCGGAGCAGCTGGTGGTTCAGCTACAGCTGCCCGGAACCGACGTCGTGCCGACCGCGAAGTCGTTCCGACATGTCCAGAGCGGTCAGAACCCGGACACCATCGTCGAGACGAAACGTCCGGACGTAGAGGTGAAGAGGCTGTACCGCGATGCCATCGCGCAGGTGACGCTGCTTGCGCTGCGAGACCTGTTCGACGCAGACGCGCACCTACGGGGAATCGCCTTCAATGGGCACGTGGACTCGATCAACCCGGCTACCGGCAGGCAGGAGTATCCCTGCTTGATCAGTCTGGACATTGAGCGGGCGACGTTCGAGCAGCTCGTGCTGGACCGCGTCAGGCCGGCCGACTGTCTGCTCCACCTCCGCGCCCGCGTGTCCGAGCACCCGTACGCGTTGAAGCCGATCGAGCCGATCCTGGTCTTCGACCTCAGCAGGTTCGCGTTCATCGAGGGTCTCGACGCCGTCTCAACCCTCGACCACCGGCCGGACCTCATGCAGATGGGTCATGGCGAGTTCGAGCATCTGGTGCGGCAGGTCTTCGAGGCGATGGGCATGCAGGGTTGGACTACCACGTCCAGCAAGGATGACGGCGTGGACGCCGTGGTCAAGAACCCGGATCCGTTCGTCGGCGGGGTAACCATCATCCAGGCCAAGCACTACAAGAACGTCGTCGGGGTCAACCACATCCGCGAGCTCGCCGGCGCCATGGAGGAGAAGAAGGCGGGACGAGGCATCCTGGTCACGACGTCCTGGTTCACGTCCGGCGGCCGCCAGAAGGCTTACGAGCACGGGCGGATGCAACTCGTGGACGGCCAGAACCTCATTTTCCTGATCAAGAAGTATGCCGGCAAGGACGTTGTCATCAGCGTCAAGCGGCCCAGGAACGCCGCCTCGATCGACCAGCCGGATCTACCGGAAGGTCAGGCCGAGTAG
- a CDS encoding ABC transporter transmembrane domain-containing protein, whose product MITVTYAGEGLLIARVLATVLDGRAWTDALPAVASVAVLQVARAGLTWLRETLAADVAGQIKDDVRVRLLDRLFALGPGYTVRTRTGKLQSTMVDGVEALERYYAAFLPQLVASLIGAIALTGYVCVLDPVVGATVAGCGLLMAFAPCISRRVMSAPMARWFTAYRDLYADTLDAVQGHGHAQVRQRAPPTRCGAGRPIRSFARDSPGWSWPAAPTSSSSGSRPAPAPAWRSVLARCAPPPATSTWPRC is encoded by the coding sequence TTGATCACCGTTACGTACGCCGGCGAGGGCCTACTCATCGCCCGTGTCCTCGCGACCGTCCTCGACGGCCGCGCCTGGACCGACGCGCTGCCCGCGGTCGCCAGCGTCGCCGTCCTGCAAGTGGCCCGTGCCGGGCTCACCTGGTTGCGGGAAACGCTGGCCGCCGACGTGGCCGGGCAGATCAAGGACGACGTCCGCGTCCGGCTGCTGGACCGGCTGTTCGCGCTCGGCCCCGGCTACACCGTCCGCACCCGCACCGGGAAACTGCAGTCCACCATGGTCGACGGCGTCGAAGCGCTCGAACGGTACTACGCCGCCTTCCTGCCCCAACTGGTCGCATCGCTGATCGGCGCGATCGCGCTGACCGGATACGTGTGCGTGCTCGATCCGGTCGTCGGCGCGACCGTAGCCGGATGCGGGCTGCTGATGGCGTTCGCGCCGTGTATCTCCCGGCGGGTGATGTCCGCGCCGATGGCCCGCTGGTTCACCGCCTACCGCGACCTCTACGCAGACACGCTCGACGCGGTGCAGGGCCATGGTCACGCTCAAGTGCGTCAACGCGCACCACCGACTCGGTGCGGCGCTGGCCGGCCGATCCGCAGCTTCGCCCGGGACTCGCCCGGCTGGTCGTGGCCAGCAGCGCCTACGAGTTCGTCATCGGGCTCGCGGCCGGCGCCGGCACCAGCTTGGCGATCGGTGCTGGCGCGCTGCGCACCGCCACCGGCCACCTCGACCTGGCCACGCTGCTGA